The Pirellulimonas nuda genome includes a region encoding these proteins:
- a CDS encoding sulfatase-like hydrolase/transferase, with translation MIRNRTRRIVWIGILGLFAAGPMGLLAGPPDRPNIVFLMTDDQRWDNMGCYGRPEFTTPNIDLLAAQGVVFDQAAYAVAVCMPSRVTMMTGRHASSHRVGFVAPDDYTLSRSDFAKGYPALLKEAGYRTGFIGKVGFTVTQQAQRPNTPEGHTYKANMGDVFDFFAGSDTVPTKGLELWPADDPVLKQIYRAGRKDSGRTLNTGEAMLRFLDTQPKEQPFCLSVSFYAVKHDSDSHMYMPHFQQFKDYQFSTPDNWVEGDNELLPQVVKDYARGVPLHRQRSSTPALYQRLVRRFATQGYSVDQQVGLMVQKLKEMGRLENTVIIYTSDNGRFQGSHGLFDKCLLYEDSVKAPLIVFDGRVAGPGKGRREDALISSVDMAPTIVSLAGVEPPPSMQGRDISPVLNQTQDTTAWRDAVLMEDLFIVDLFRSKRKPNIDEINRKLIEENQSYRSRGVRTGRLKYFVYYEQTPPIEELYDLERDPQEQANLADSPEHAEVLGQLRKRTAELYADAVE, from the coding sequence ATGATACGAAACAGAACGCGTCGCATTGTGTGGATCGGAATCTTGGGTCTGTTTGCCGCGGGCCCGATGGGGCTGCTGGCGGGTCCGCCAGATCGTCCCAACATCGTCTTTCTGATGACGGACGACCAGCGTTGGGACAACATGGGCTGCTACGGCCGACCGGAGTTCACGACGCCCAACATCGACCTCCTGGCCGCGCAGGGCGTTGTCTTTGACCAGGCGGCGTACGCGGTAGCGGTTTGTATGCCCAGCCGGGTGACGATGATGACCGGGCGGCATGCCTCCAGTCACCGTGTGGGCTTCGTTGCGCCGGACGACTACACCTTGTCTCGATCCGATTTTGCTAAAGGGTACCCGGCGCTCCTCAAGGAGGCAGGGTACCGCACCGGCTTCATCGGCAAGGTGGGCTTTACGGTCACACAGCAGGCGCAGCGCCCCAACACCCCAGAAGGGCATACTTACAAAGCGAACATGGGGGACGTCTTCGACTTCTTTGCCGGCAGCGACACGGTTCCCACGAAGGGCCTCGAGCTGTGGCCGGCCGATGATCCGGTCCTGAAGCAGATCTACCGCGCGGGTCGTAAGGACTCGGGGCGTACGCTGAACACCGGAGAGGCGATGCTGCGGTTCCTGGACACCCAGCCCAAGGAGCAACCGTTCTGCCTGTCGGTCAGCTTTTATGCGGTCAAGCACGACAGCGACAGCCATATGTACATGCCGCATTTTCAGCAGTTTAAAGACTACCAGTTCTCGACCCCGGACAACTGGGTGGAGGGAGACAACGAACTGCTGCCGCAGGTCGTGAAAGATTACGCACGCGGCGTGCCCCTTCATCGCCAACGCTCGTCGACCCCCGCCCTGTACCAGCGGCTGGTGCGTCGCTTTGCGACCCAGGGGTACAGCGTCGACCAGCAGGTGGGGCTGATGGTACAGAAGCTGAAGGAGATGGGGCGGCTTGAGAACACGGTCATCATCTACACCAGCGACAACGGACGTTTTCAGGGGTCCCACGGCCTGTTCGACAAGTGCCTGCTGTACGAGGACTCGGTGAAGGCGCCGCTGATCGTTTTTGACGGGCGGGTAGCCGGACCCGGAAAGGGTCGGCGTGAGGACGCCCTGATTTCTTCCGTCGACATGGCGCCGACTATTGTATCGCTCGCGGGCGTGGAGCCCCCGCCCTCGATGCAGGGGCGCGACATCAGCCCGGTCTTGAACCAGACGCAGGACACGACTGCGTGGCGGGACGCGGTGCTTATGGAGGACCTCTTTATTGTCGATCTCTTCCGCTCCAAGCGAAAGCCGAATATCGACGAGATCAATCGGAAGCTGATCGAAGAAAACCAGTCGTACCGCTCCCGCGGCGTGCGTACCGGCCGCTTGAAGTACTTCGTGTACTACGAGCAAACCCCGCCGATCGAAGAGCTCTACGACCTGGAGCGTGACCCGCAGGAGCAGGCCAATCTGGCGGATAGCCCAGAGCATGCGGAGGTGCTGGGACAGCTCCGGAAACGCACGGCAGAGTTGTATGCCGACGCCGTAGAATAG
- a CDS encoding ECF-type sigma factor, with protein MPGAPKDPSMGWLDGLPVEDRDAAPLIYDACFERLVATARRALAGAPRRDTDEEDLASSVLPSFFRGVDDGRSSGRFSRAQLWGLLLTIARRKVARLHRRRFTLRPGAGKVRGETPLASAERLGCAERTIERKMNKFQRVWLVLNRESNCV; from the coding sequence ATGCCAGGGGCCCCCAAAGACCCGTCGATGGGCTGGCTCGACGGCCTCCCCGTTGAGGACCGCGATGCGGCGCCGCTGATCTACGACGCTTGCTTCGAACGGCTCGTGGCGACCGCGCGCCGCGCCCTGGCGGGCGCCCCCCGGCGCGACACGGACGAGGAAGACCTCGCCAGCAGCGTCCTACCGAGCTTCTTCCGTGGCGTCGACGACGGGCGATCTAGCGGCCGGTTCTCGCGGGCGCAGCTTTGGGGGCTGCTTCTGACCATCGCGCGCCGCAAGGTGGCGCGGCTTCACCGACGCCGGTTCACGCTCAGGCCCGGCGCAGGCAAGGTGCGGGGCGAGACCCCCCTCGCTAGCGCGGAACGCTTGGGCTGCGCCGAGCGGACCATCGAGCGGAAGATGAACAAGTTCCAACGGGTTTGGCTGGTGCTGAACCGGGAGTCGAACTGCGTGTGA
- the floA gene encoding flotillin-like protein FloA (flotillin-like protein involved in membrane lipid rafts): protein MLLTLMPLALSEAMTRLLYLAGGFLLVVLVVVGLIFVFSYGKLWLQAYMSNAPVSPFTLVFMSLRQVHARTIVEAKIMAQQAGVGTDPTTGINTRRLEAHYLAGGNVPRVIQAIVSAHRADIDLDFDRAAAIDLAGRDVLDAVRTSVSPKVIDCPDPEKSPRSTLSAVAKNGVELKIRARVTVRTNLKQLIGGATEDTIIARVGEGIITAIGSSMDHLNVMENPDRISKAVLERGLDAHTAFEIVSIDIADIDIGENIGARLQADQAEADTRKAQALAEKRRADAVAREQEMKAEVALNRAHVFLAEAEVPRAMADAFRKGNLDRIGSNGAA, encoded by the coding sequence ATGCTGCTCACTTTGATGCCCCTCGCCCTCTCCGAGGCGATGACCCGCTTGCTGTACCTCGCCGGCGGGTTCTTGTTGGTGGTGCTGGTCGTCGTCGGCCTGATCTTTGTTTTCAGCTACGGCAAGCTGTGGCTGCAGGCGTACATGTCCAACGCCCCGGTCAGCCCCTTCACGCTGGTCTTCATGAGCCTGCGGCAGGTGCACGCCCGCACGATCGTTGAGGCGAAGATCATGGCCCAGCAGGCGGGCGTGGGGACCGACCCCACCACGGGCATCAACACCCGCCGGCTGGAGGCCCACTACCTGGCCGGCGGCAATGTGCCCCGGGTGATCCAGGCGATCGTCTCGGCGCACCGCGCGGACATCGACCTCGACTTCGACCGCGCCGCGGCGATCGACCTTGCCGGGCGTGACGTGTTGGACGCGGTGCGGACCAGCGTGTCGCCCAAGGTGATCGACTGCCCCGACCCGGAGAAGTCGCCGCGTTCGACCCTGAGCGCCGTGGCCAAGAACGGCGTCGAGCTCAAGATCCGGGCCCGGGTCACGGTCCGCACCAACCTGAAGCAGCTCATCGGGGGCGCCACCGAGGACACCATCATCGCCCGTGTCGGCGAGGGGATCATCACCGCCATCGGTTCTTCGATGGACCACCTGAACGTGATGGAGAACCCGGACCGGATCAGCAAGGCGGTGCTCGAGCGGGGGCTCGACGCGCACACGGCGTTCGAGATCGTGTCGATCGACATCGCGGACATCGACATCGGCGAGAACATCGGCGCCCGGCTGCAGGCGGACCAGGCCGAGGCCGACACCCGCAAGGCCCAGGCGCTCGCCGAGAAGCGTCGCGCAGACGCGGTGGCCCGCGAGCAAGAGATGAAGGCCGAGGTGGCGCTCAATCGCGCCCACGTCTTCCTGGCCGAGGCCGAAGTCCCACGGGCGATGGCGGACGCCTTCCGCAAGGGGAACCTCGACCGCATCGGCAGCAACGGCGCTGCTTGA
- a CDS encoding sulfatase-like hydrolase/transferase, with the protein MYKTLIGGIALLCALAAHAAEKPNIVFIYADDWGWGDLSCHGHPWLETPNIDALAREGTDFRQFNVLNPVCSPSRVAAMTGRYPSRYGVNSVFGARRPGPEQPDWLDPKAPTTPRYLKAAGYRTAHFGKWHMAVDRLPGQPAMADYGIDESAVYHGPGPGIQPHAIADRAAQFIEANKDHPFFVNVWLHESHTMHSPTPASLEKWKRLDDEQKRIYAAVITDGDNKVGKVLAALDKAGVAQNTIVVFSSDNGPEGTSSSKGSPGKYGSYYSVGETGGLRGRKRSLFEGGVRTPFIVRWPGHTPAGTIDDTTVFSAVDLLPTFCAAAGVTPPAEARGDGENLIAAFNGETVARTRPIFWLHTGKRSEPDWWPRLAVRDGDWKLVTTFDGARAELHNLKADRAEAVAKDQSKEHPEIAARLTKMALDWYATLPTKADPTCISPSRGAAEEESSRIDGSRAR; encoded by the coding sequence ATGTACAAAACACTAATTGGTGGAATCGCCCTTTTGTGCGCGTTGGCGGCTCATGCCGCGGAGAAGCCGAACATCGTCTTCATCTACGCTGATGACTGGGGCTGGGGCGATTTATCCTGTCACGGTCATCCGTGGCTGGAGACGCCGAACATTGACGCGCTGGCCCGCGAGGGGACGGACTTCCGGCAGTTCAATGTGCTCAACCCCGTCTGCTCGCCGAGCCGTGTTGCGGCCATGACCGGGCGCTATCCCTCCCGCTACGGCGTCAACAGTGTGTTCGGAGCCCGTCGTCCGGGGCCGGAGCAGCCCGACTGGCTGGACCCCAAAGCTCCCACCACGCCCCGCTACCTCAAAGCCGCCGGCTATCGCACGGCCCACTTTGGCAAATGGCACATGGCCGTTGACAGGCTGCCTGGCCAGCCGGCGATGGCGGACTACGGCATCGACGAATCGGCGGTATATCACGGGCCGGGCCCGGGGATCCAACCGCACGCGATCGCCGACCGGGCGGCGCAGTTCATCGAAGCCAACAAGGATCATCCGTTCTTTGTGAACGTGTGGCTTCACGAAAGCCATACGATGCACAGCCCCACCCCCGCCTCGCTGGAGAAATGGAAGCGCCTCGATGATGAGCAGAAGCGGATTTATGCCGCCGTCATCACCGACGGCGACAACAAGGTGGGCAAGGTGCTCGCCGCCCTCGATAAAGCCGGCGTGGCGCAGAACACCATCGTGGTTTTCTCCAGCGACAACGGCCCGGAGGGCACGAGCAGCAGCAAAGGATCACCCGGCAAGTATGGCAGCTACTACAGCGTCGGCGAGACCGGCGGCCTGCGCGGACGCAAGCGCAGCCTGTTTGAAGGCGGCGTCCGCACGCCGTTCATCGTGCGTTGGCCGGGGCACACGCCGGCCGGAACAATCGATGACACGACCGTGTTCAGCGCCGTCGACTTGCTGCCCACCTTTTGCGCCGCTGCTGGGGTCACGCCCCCGGCCGAGGCCCGGGGCGACGGGGAGAACCTGATCGCCGCATTCAATGGCGAGACCGTCGCCCGCACCCGGCCGATATTCTGGCTGCACACGGGCAAGAGATCCGAGCCAGATTGGTGGCCGCGCCTGGCCGTCCGCGACGGGGATTGGAAACTGGTGACGACCTTTGACGGCGCACGCGCCGAGTTGCACAACTTGAAAGCGGACCGTGCCGAAGCCGTCGCCAAAGATCAGTCGAAGGAGCACCCAGAAATCGCGGCGCGGCTGACTAAGATGGCGCTCGACTGGTACGCCACACTGCCCACCAAGGCGGACCCCACGTGTATCAGCCCGAGCCGGGGGGCGGCGGAAGAAGAATCCAGCAGGATCGATGGCAGTCGAGCGAGGTAG